One region of Solanum pennellii chromosome 6, SPENNV200 genomic DNA includes:
- the LOC107022744 gene encoding adenylate kinase isoenzyme 6 homolog isoform X1, producing MTLNSSGRKRPNILITGTPGTGKTTTAAALAEVTELRHINVGDFANEENLTNGWDDTFDCYYINEDLVCDALENLMEEGGNIVDHHACDFFPECCFDCVVVLQTNSSVLHERFTKRYSYQLILTFLFVCISSIALLNMSRLFDCPRGYSDHKLATNSECQIFQVLLDKVKENYPDDILVILRSDFLEDITKNVETLTSWISNLSPAV from the exons ATGACGCTAAATAGCAGCGGCAGGAAGAGACCTAATATACTTATCACCGGAACTCCGGGCACAGGGAAGACAACTACGGCGGCTGCTCTGGCGGAGGTGACAGAGCTCCGCCACATCAACGTCGGCGATTTCGCTAATGAGGAAAACTTGACGAACGGCTGGGATGACACCTTCGATTGCTACTACATCAATGAAGACCTC GTATGTGATGCTCTTGAAAACTTGATGGAAGAAGGTGGAAACATCGTTGATCATCACGCCTGTGACTTCTTTCCTGAATGTTGCTTTGATTGTGTGGTGGTACTTCAAACTAACAGTTCTGTCTTGCATGAACGGTTCACTAAGAGGTACTCTTATCAATTGATCCTTACTTTTCTGTTCGTATGCATCTCTAGTATCGCCCTATTAAATATGTCTAGACTGTTTGACTGTCCCAGAGGTTACTCCGATCATAAGCTTGCTACTAATAGTGAGTGTCAAATCTTTCAAGTTTTGTTGGACAAGGTAAAAGAGAACTATCCAGACGATATTTTGGTCATACTTAGAAGTGATTTCCTAGAAGATATTACCAAAAATGTGGAGACGCTGACCAGTTGGATTAGTAATTTGAGCCCTGCCGTATGA
- the LOC107021802 gene encoding vicilin-like seed storage protein At2g28490 — protein sequence MGNSRTTLLLLVLVLFAALVSFVGAYEYEEEKSEQRTQGEKWFLLRQLHNVVKTDAGSMRMVKGGYRAGSFLHSPMHIGFISMEPNSLFIPQYLDSDLLLFVHQGEARIGNIHKDELAERSLKQGDVYTIPAGSAFYLENSNENQRLRIICSIGISSESMGWNAFQSYFIGGGVHTNILAGFDHTTLSTALNVSTAELKTFLTRQTSGPIVHLSNSHQLNIWSKFLAQEPHQKLAHLKRIVNFREESNHKEEESTWSLRKFLFNLLNGEDVVKRVNHEAPSTYNLYNRNPDFKNDYGWSKALDESDYSPLEQSGNGVYLVSLTSGSMMAPHVNPRAIEYGIVLKGTGRIQIVYPNGTLAMNARVREGDVFWVPRYFPFCQIASSNGPFEFFGFSTSARRNHPQFLVGRNSLMQSLSGPEFAASFGIDEERLKRIANAQSEQVILPSSPSDSPMEMNLGFY from the exons ATGGGAAATAGTAGGACCACATTGCTGCTTCTAGTGCTGGTACTGTTCGCAGCACTAGTGTCCTTTGTTGGTGCCTATGAATATGAAGAGGAAAAAAGTGAGCAAAGGACACAAGGCGAAAAATGGTTCTTGTTGCGTCAGTTACATAATGTTGTGAAAACTGATGCTGGATCTATGAGAATGGTGAAGGGTGGCTATCGAGCGGGTTCATTTTTACATAGTCCAATGCATATTGGTTTCATCTCCATGGAACCAAATAGCCTATTCATCCCTCAGTATCTTGATTCTGATCTTCTCCTTTTTGTTCATCAAG GGGAAGCGAGAATTGGTAACATTCATAAGGATGAATTAGCGGAAAGGAGTTTGAAACAGGGAGATGTGTACACAATTCCCGCTGGATCAGCTTTTTACTTGGAGAATAGTAATGAAAACCAGAGACTTCGCATAATTTGTAGTATTGGTATTTCCTCAGAATCCATGGGATGGAATGCTTTCCAG TCCTATTTCATTGGCGGTGGAGTTCATACAAATATTCTTGCTGGATTCGATCATACCACATTATCAACTGCTCTGAAT GTATCGACAGCAGAACTAAAGACGTTCTTGACCAGGCAAACTTCGGGGCCAATCGTGCATTTATCTAATTCTCATCAATTAAACATTTGGTCCAAATTCTTAGCCCAAGAACCCCATCAGAAACTAGCTCACTTGAAGAGGATTGTGAATTTTAGGGAAGAATCTAACCACAAAGAGGAAGAATCAACATGGTCATTGAGGAAATTTCTGTTTAATCTATTAAACGGGGAAGACGTTGTCAAGAGAGTTAATCACGAAGCTCCATCAACATACAATCTCTACAACAGGAATCCTGATTTCAAGAATGACTATGGATGGAGCAAGGCATTGGATGAGTCTGATTATTCTCCTTTAGAACAATCCGGCAATGGTGTCTATCTTGTCAGTCTAACTTCG GGATCCATGATGGCACCTCATGTTAATCCAAGAGCAATAGAGTACGGAATAGTGTTGAAAGGGACCGGAAGGATCCAAATTGTGTATCCGAATGGTACTTTAGCTATGAATGCCAGAGTACGAGAAGGGGACGTTTTTTGGGTGCCAAGGTACTTCCCCTTCTGCCAGATTGCTTCATCGAATGGCCCATTTGAGTTCTTCGGCTTCAGTACATCAGCAAGGAGGAACCATCCACAGTTCTTGGTGGGTAGGAACTCATTGATGCAGAGCTTAAGCGGGCCAGAATTCGCAGCTTCATTTGGAATTGACGAGGAAAGGCTAAAGAGGATTGCCAACGCGCAAAGTGAACAAGTTATCTTGCCCTCATCACCGTCGGATTCTCCTATGGAGATGAACTTAGGTTTTTATTAG
- the LOC107022743 gene encoding vicilin-like seed storage protein At2g28490, whose protein sequence is MGNIRTLLPLVLVLFSALVASVCGYEYEGRKSEQRTQGEKWFLLRQLHNVVQTDAGSMRMVKGGYRAGSFLHSPMHIGFISMEPNSLFIPQYLDSDLVLFVHHGEARVGHIYRDELAEKSLKQGDIYTIPAGSAFYLENRNENQRLRIICSIDITSESMGWHAFQSFFIGGGTHPASVLAGFDHTTLSTALNVSTEELKTFLTRQTSGPIVHLSGSHHTNTWSEFLAQEPHHKLAHLKRIVNFEEEANSKQEESTWSLRKILFTLLNREDIVNRVGHRAPSACSLYNRNTDFKNEYGWTKKLDESDYSPLKQSGHGVYIVNLSPGSMMAPHVNPTAIEYGVVLKGTGRIQIVYPNGTLAMNARVREGDVFWVPRYFPFCQIASTNGPFEFFGFTTSARRNHPQFLVGRNSLIQRLRGPEFAAAFGIGEKRLKRITNAQHEQIILPSSSSTPGDMV, encoded by the exons ATGGGAAATATAAGGACATTGTTGCCTCTAGTGCTAGTACTTTTCTCCGCGCTGGTTGCCTCTGTTTGTGGCTATGAATATGAAGGGAGAAAGAGTGAGCAAAGGACACAAGGAGAAAAATGGTTCTTGTTACGTCAGTTACATAATGTTGTGCAAACTGATGCAGGGTCTATGAGAATGGTGAAGGGTGGATATCGAGCGGGTTCTTTTCTACATAGTCCAATGCATATTGGTTTCATCTCCATGGAACCAAATAGCCTTTTCATCCCTCAGTACCTTGATTCCGACCTTGTCCTCTTTGTTCACCATG GGGAAGCAAGAGTTGGACACATTTATAGGGATGAGTTAGCAGAAAAGAGTTTAAAGCAGGGAGACATCTACACGATTCCTGCTGGATCAGCTTTCTATTTGGAGAATAGAAATGAAAATCAGAGACTTCGAATAATTTGTAGTATTGATATTACCTCAGAATCCATGGGATGGCATGCTTTCCAG TCTTTCTTCATTGGTGGAGGAACTCATCCTGCATCCGTTCTTGCTGGATTCGATCATACCACATTATCAACTGCTCTTAAT GTCTCAACAGAAGAGTTAAAGACGTTCTTGACCAGGCAAACTTCGGGTCCAATCGTGCATCTATCTGGTTCTCATCACACAAATACGTGGTCCGAGTTCTTGGCCCAAGAACCCCACCATAAACTAGCTCACTTGAAGAGGATTGTGAATTTCGAGGAAGAAGCTAACTCCAAACAGGAGGAATCAACATGGTCATTGAGGAAAATTCTTTTCACTTTATTAAACAGAGAAGACATTGTTAACAGAGTAGGTCACAGAGCTCCATCAGCGTGCAGTCTCTACAACAGGAATACCGATTTCAAGAACGAGTATGGATGGACCAAGAAGTTGGACGAGTCTGATTATTCTCCTCTAAAACAATCTGGCCATGGAGTTTATATCGTCAATCTATCTCCG GGATCCATGATGGCACCTCATGTTAACCCAACAGCCATAGAGTATGGAGTAGTGTTGAAAGGGACTGGTAGGATTCAAATTGTGTATCCGAATGGGACTTTAGCCATGAATGCAAGAGTACGAGAAGGGGATGTTTTTTGGGTGCCGAGGTACTTCCCGTTCTGCCAAATTGCCTCAACAAATGGCCCATTTGAGTTCTTCGGCTTCACTACATCAGCAAGGAGGAACCATCCACAGTTCTTGGTGGGTAGGAACTCATTAATACAGCGCTTGAGAGGGCCAGAATTTGCAGCTGCATTTGGAATTGGTGAGAAAAGGCTTAAAAGGATTACTAATGCTCAGCATGAACAAATCATTTtgccatcatcatcatctactCCTGGTGACATGGTCTAG
- the LOC107022493 gene encoding vicilin-like seed storage protein At2g28490, whose amino-acid sequence MGNRRTLLVLVFVLFSALVASVDAYENEEEKSEQRTQGEKWFLLRQLHNVVKTDAGSMRMVKGGYRVGSFLHSPMHIGFISMEPNSLFIPQYLDSDLVIFVHHGEARVGHIYRDELAERSLKQGDVYTIAAGSAFYLENRNENQRLRIICSIGITSESMGWHAFQSFFIGGGTHPASVLAGFDHTTLSTALNVSTAELKTFLTRQTSGPIVHLFGSHDTNIWTNFIAQECHKKLAHLKRIVNSAEEASPKEEESTWSLRKFLCTLFSRKGFVKRMNHNAPSTYNLYNRKPDFKNEYGWSKNVDESDYSPLQISGNGVYLVNLSSGSMMAPHVNPRAIEYGVVLKGTGRIQIVYPNGTLAMNARVREGDVFWVPRYFPFCQIASTNGNFEFFGFTTSARRNHQQFLVGKNSLMQRLRGPEFAAAFGIGEKRLERITNAQHEQVILPSSSPTPGDKAIYEY is encoded by the exons ATGGGAAATAGAAGGACACTGTTGGTACTAGTGTTTGTACTTTTCTCCGCGTTAGTGGCCTCAGTTGATGCCTATGAAAATGAAGAGGAAAAAAGCGAGCAAAGGACACAAGGAGAAAAATGGTTCTTGCTACGTCAATTACATAATGTTGTGAAAACTGATGCAGGGTCTATGAGAATGGTGAAGGGTGGATATCGAGTGGGTTCATTTCTCCACAGTCCAATGCATATTGGTTTCATCTCCATGGAACCCAATAGTCTCTTCATCCCTCAGTATCTTGATTCCGATCTTGTCATTTTTGTTCACCAtg GGGAAGCGAGAGTTGGACACATCTATAGAGATGAATTAGCGGAAAGGAGTTTGAAGCAGGGAGATGTGTACACAATTGCAGCTGGATCAGCTTTTTATTTGGAGAATAGAAATGAAAACCAGAGACTTCGCATAATTTGTAGTATTGGTATTACCTCAGAATCCATGGGATGGCATGCTTTCCAG TCTTTCTTCATTGGTGGTGGAACTCATCCTGCCTCCGTTCTTGCTGGATTTGATCATACCACATTATCAACCGCTCTTAAT GTCTCAACAGCAGAACTAAAAACTTTCTTGACCAGACAAACTTCCGGACCAATTGTGCATTTATTTGGTTCTCATGACACAAACATTTGGACCAATTTCATTGCTCAAGAATGCCACAAGAAACTAGCTCACCTGAAAAGGATTGTGAATTCCGCGGAAGAAGCTAGCCCCAAAGAAGAGGAATCAACATGGTCATTGAGGAAATTTTTGTGTACTTTATTCAGCAGAAAAGGTTTTGTCAAGAGAATGAATCATAATGCCCCATCAACATACAATCTCTACAACAGGAAGCCCGATTTCAAGAACGAATATGGATGGAGCAAGAATGTGGATGAGTCTGATTATTCTCCTCTACAGATATCTGGCAATGGTGTTTACCTTGTCAATCTATCTTCG GGATCCATGATGGCACCTCATGTTAATCCAAGAGCAATAGAGTACGGAGTAGTGTTGAAAGGGACTGGCAGGATCCAAATTGTGTATCCAAATGGGACTTTAGCAATGAATGCTAGAGTACGAGAAGGAGACGTTTTTTGGGTGCCAAGGTACTTCCCCTTCTGTCAAATTGCTTCGACAAATGGAAATTTTGAGTTCTTCGGGTTCACTACATCAGCAAGGAGGAACCATCAACAGTTCTTGGTGGGTAAGAACTCATTGATGCAGAGATTGAGAGGGCCAGAATTTGCAGCTGCATTTGGAATTGGTGAGAAAAGGCTTGAAAGGATTACTAATGCTCAACATGAACAAGTCATCTTGCCATCATCATCGCCTACACCTGGTGACAAGGcaatttatgaatattga
- the LOC107022917 gene encoding vicilin-like seed storage protein At2g28490, with product MGDRRILLLLVLVLLVSFVGAYEEEENDQRTQGEKWFLLRQLHNVVKTDAGSMRMVKGGYRGGSHLHSPMHIGFISMEPNSLFIPQYLDSDLVLFVHHGEARVGHIHRDELAERSLKQGDVYTISAGSAFYLENRNENQRLRIICSIGITSESMGWHAFQSFFIGGGTHPTSILAGFDHTTLSTALNVSTAEVRTFLTRQSSGPIVHISDSHHHTNIWTEFVSQEPHQKLAHLKRIVNLEEEVSPKEEESTWSLRKFLCTLLHRKDVVKRVNHEAPSSYNLNNRNPDFKNNYGWSKTVDESDYSPLQQSGNGVYLVNLSQGSMMAPHVNPRAIEYGVVLKGTGRIQIVYPNGTLAMNARVREGDVFWVPRYFPFCQIASSNGPLEFFGFTTSARRNHPQFLVGRNSLMQSLRGPEFAAAFGISEKRLNRIANAQREQVILPSSSSDSPMRMNIGSY from the exons ATGGGAGATAGAAGGATACTGTTGCTTCTAGTGCTGGTACTATTAGTGTCCTTTGTTGGTGCTTATGAAGAGGAAGAAAACGATCAAAGGACACAAGGAGAAAAATGGTTTTTGCTGCGTCAGTTACATAATGTTGTGAAAACTGATGCAGGGTCTATGAGAATGGTGAAGGGTGGCTATCGTGGGGGTTCGCATCTCCATAGTCCAATGCATATTGGTTTCATCTCCATGGAACCCAATAGCCTCTTTATCCCTCAGTACCTCGATTCCGATCTTGTCCTCTTTGTTCACCATG GGGAAGCAAGAGTTGGACACATCCATAGGGATGAATTAGCAGAAAGGAGTTTGAAGCAGGGAGACGTGTACACGATTTCTGCTGGATCAGCTTTCTATTTGGAGAATAGAAATGAAAACCAGAGACTTCGCATAATTTGTAGTATTGGTATTACCTCAGAATCCATGGGATGGCATGCATTCCAG TCTTTCTTCATTGGCGGTGGAACTCATCCTACATCCATTCTTGCTGGATTCGATCATACCACATTATCAACTGCTCTTAAT GTTTCAACAGCAGAAGTAAGAACGTTCCTGACCAGACAATCTTCGGGGCCAATTGTGCATATATCTGATTCTCATCATCACACAAACATTTGGACTGAATTTGTTTCCCAAGAACCCCACCAAAAATTAGCTCACTTGAAGAGGATTGTGAATTTAGAGGAAGAAGTTAGCCCAAAAGAGGAAGAATCAACATGGTCATTGAGGAAATTCTTGTGTACCTTACTGCACAGAAAAGATGTTGTCAAGAGAGTGAATCATGAAGCTCCATCATCGTACAATCTCAACAACAGGAATCCTGATTTCAAGAACAATTACGGATGGAGCAAGACAGTGGATGAGTCTGATTATTCTCCTTTGCAACAATCAGGCAATGGTGTTTATCTTGTCAATCTATCTCAG GGATCCATGATGGCACCTCATGTCAACCCAAGAGCAATAGAGTACGGAGTAGTGTTGAAAGGGACTGGCAGGATCCAAATTGTGTATCCAAATGGGACTTTAGCAATGAATGCAAGAGTACGAGAAGGGGACGTTTTTTGGGTGCCAAGGTACTTCCCCTTCTGCCAAATTGCTTCATCAAATGGCCCGCTTGAGTTCTTTGGTTTCACTACATCAGCAAGGAGGAACCATCCACAATTCTTGGTGGGTAGGAACTCATTGATGCAAAGCTTGAGAGGGCCAGAATTTGCTGCTGCATTTGGAATCAGTGAGAAAAGGCTTAACAGGATTGCCAATGCACAACGTGAACAAGTCATCTTGCCTTCATCATCGTCAGATTCTCCTATGAGGATGAACATTGGTTCTTATTAG
- the LOC107022744 gene encoding adenylate kinase isoenzyme 6 homolog isoform X2 has protein sequence MTLNSSGRKRPNILITGTPGTGKTTTAAALAEVTELRHINVGDFANEENLTNGWDDTFDCYYINEDLVCDALENLMEEGGNIVDHHACDFFPECCFDCVVVLQTNSSVLHERFTKRLFDCPRGYSDHKLATNSECQIFQVLLDKVKENYPDDILVILRSDFLEDITKNVETLTSWISNLSPAV, from the exons ATGACGCTAAATAGCAGCGGCAGGAAGAGACCTAATATACTTATCACCGGAACTCCGGGCACAGGGAAGACAACTACGGCGGCTGCTCTGGCGGAGGTGACAGAGCTCCGCCACATCAACGTCGGCGATTTCGCTAATGAGGAAAACTTGACGAACGGCTGGGATGACACCTTCGATTGCTACTACATCAATGAAGACCTC GTATGTGATGCTCTTGAAAACTTGATGGAAGAAGGTGGAAACATCGTTGATCATCACGCCTGTGACTTCTTTCCTGAATGTTGCTTTGATTGTGTGGTGGTACTTCAAACTAACAGTTCTGTCTTGCATGAACGGTTCACTAAGAG ACTGTTTGACTGTCCCAGAGGTTACTCCGATCATAAGCTTGCTACTAATAGTGAGTGTCAAATCTTTCAAGTTTTGTTGGACAAGGTAAAAGAGAACTATCCAGACGATATTTTGGTCATACTTAGAAGTGATTTCCTAGAAGATATTACCAAAAATGTGGAGACGCTGACCAGTTGGATTAGTAATTTGAGCCCTGCCGTATGA
- the LOC107022744 gene encoding adenylate kinase isoenzyme 6 homolog isoform X3 produces the protein MTLNSSGRKRPNILITGTPGTGKTTTAAALAEVTELRHINVGDFANEENLTNGWDDTFDCYYINEDLVCDALENLMEEGGNIVDHHACDFFPECCFDCVVVLQTNSSVLHERFTKRGYSDHKLATNSECQIFQVLLDKVKENYPDDILVILRSDFLEDITKNVETLTSWISNLSPAV, from the exons ATGACGCTAAATAGCAGCGGCAGGAAGAGACCTAATATACTTATCACCGGAACTCCGGGCACAGGGAAGACAACTACGGCGGCTGCTCTGGCGGAGGTGACAGAGCTCCGCCACATCAACGTCGGCGATTTCGCTAATGAGGAAAACTTGACGAACGGCTGGGATGACACCTTCGATTGCTACTACATCAATGAAGACCTC GTATGTGATGCTCTTGAAAACTTGATGGAAGAAGGTGGAAACATCGTTGATCATCACGCCTGTGACTTCTTTCCTGAATGTTGCTTTGATTGTGTGGTGGTACTTCAAACTAACAGTTCTGTCTTGCATGAACGGTTCACTAAGAG AGGTTACTCCGATCATAAGCTTGCTACTAATAGTGAGTGTCAAATCTTTCAAGTTTTGTTGGACAAGGTAAAAGAGAACTATCCAGACGATATTTTGGTCATACTTAGAAGTGATTTCCTAGAAGATATTACCAAAAATGTGGAGACGCTGACCAGTTGGATTAGTAATTTGAGCCCTGCCGTATGA